The Coffea arabica cultivar ET-39 chromosome 1e, Coffea Arabica ET-39 HiFi, whole genome shotgun sequence genome has a window encoding:
- the LOC113694499 gene encoding uncharacterized protein isoform X1, translating into MPTMALSSASAAAAKAANIMLPNSSPYSITCGFKQSQYRSRTAPAPFPIGRPLRFGDFFSDSQISLVHKCTTTTAAPTTNSSHLSTITAQGSVGTKSRSYRRRSPLLPQNLLPTALKNNKGQAMLKMGIRGVTVSDVQGFGAQGGLTERQAGSEFSEDKFVAKVKMEIVVGKNQVEAVIEKIIEEARTGEIGDGKIFVVPVADVIRVRTGERGE; encoded by the exons ATGCCAACGATGGCCTTATCATCAGCATCAGCGGCGGCGGCGAAAGCAGCAAACATAATGCTCCCAAACTCCTCCCCTTATAGTATTACTTGCGGTTTTAAACAATCCCAATATCGCAGTAGGACTGCTCCTGCTCCTTTTCCGATTGGCCGCCCCCTGCGGTTCGGTGACTTCTTCTCTGATTCTCAAATTAGTCTGGTCCACAAATGCACAACAACAACTGCAGCACCAACAACAAATTCTTCTCATCTTTCAACAATTACAGCTCAGGGTTCCGTAGGTACAAAAAGTAGAAGTTATAGGAGGAGGTCTCCCCTCCTTCCGCAAAATCTCCTCCCCACTGccctaaaaaataataaaggacag GCAATGTTGAAGATGGGCATTCGTGGTGTTACGGTTTCTGATGTGCAAGGCTTTGGTGCTCAGGGTGGCTTGACAGAAAGGCAAGCTG GCTCTGAGTTTTCTGAAGATAAATTTGTAGCAAAAGTTAAGATGGAGATTGTTGTTGGCAAGAACCAG GTTGAAGCAGTCATAGAAAAGATAATTGAAGAGGCAAGAACTGGGGAAATTGGTGATGGCAAGATTTTTG TGGTTCCTGTTGCAGATGTAATAAGAGTTCGCACAG GTGAGCGGGGAGAATAG
- the LOC113694499 gene encoding uncharacterized protein isoform X2, with protein MPTMALSSASAAAAKAANIMLPNSSPYSITCGFKQSQYRSRTAPAPFPIGRPLRFGDFFSDSQISLVHKCTTTTAAPTTNSSHLSTITAQGSVDYIPEASYYKVEAILRPWRVPQVSSAMLKMGIRGVTVSDVQGFGAQGGLTERQAGSEFSEDKFVAKVKMEIVVGKNQVEAVIEKIIEEARTGEIGDGKIFVVPVADVIRVRTGERGE; from the exons ATGCCAACGATGGCCTTATCATCAGCATCAGCGGCGGCGGCGAAAGCAGCAAACATAATGCTCCCAAACTCCTCCCCTTATAGTATTACTTGCGGTTTTAAACAATCCCAATATCGCAGTAGGACTGCTCCTGCTCCTTTTCCGATTGGCCGCCCCCTGCGGTTCGGTGACTTCTTCTCTGATTCTCAAATTAGTCTGGTCCACAAATGCACAACAACAACTGCAGCACCAACAACAAATTCTTCTCATCTTTCAACAATTACAGCTCAGGGTTCCGTAG ATTATATTCCAGAGGCGAGTTATTACAAAGTTGAAGCTATTTTGAG ACCCTGGAGGGTTCCGCAAGTCTCTTCG GCAATGTTGAAGATGGGCATTCGTGGTGTTACGGTTTCTGATGTGCAAGGCTTTGGTGCTCAGGGTGGCTTGACAGAAAGGCAAGCTG GCTCTGAGTTTTCTGAAGATAAATTTGTAGCAAAAGTTAAGATGGAGATTGTTGTTGGCAAGAACCAG GTTGAAGCAGTCATAGAAAAGATAATTGAAGAGGCAAGAACTGGGGAAATTGGTGATGGCAAGATTTTTG TGGTTCCTGTTGCAGATGTAATAAGAGTTCGCACAG GTGAGCGGGGAGAATAG